From the genome of Impatiens glandulifera chromosome 9, dImpGla2.1, whole genome shotgun sequence, one region includes:
- the LOC124914313 gene encoding proline-rich receptor-like protein kinase PERK3 isoform X1 encodes MSITLPSALGGAAGGLAFAGFVAFLIWFFFCRKQTKTSETGSSDPSIQAGRNVGVELSSSTLREARNFELQELLSATKNFSDRSLIGEGKFGAVYKGLLNDGMLVAIKKRAGAPSQEFIQEVQYLSSIRHRNLVTLIGYCQENDEQILVYEYIPNGSVSVHLYGLNEEITQERIEFKKRLSIALGAAKGLAHLHSLSPRLLHKDFKTANVLVDENFVAKVADFGIRNFLGRVVDVAGPSTEVVAAQQIFLAPEVREFGLFTEKSDVYSFGIFLLELVSGREASGLLSSDFISHNLVENLEVSGKIGGGGPAEGMEELFEVMVRCVEITSDRRPSMGRVVTELERIHEKEMSFTTLMGGGGGEGSTPVVTLGSQLFKSSSSTAK; translated from the exons ATGTCGATAACTCTTCCATCAGCGCTCGGAGGTGCTGCAGGAGGGTTGGCATTTGCGGGATTTGTTGCCTTTCTTATATGGTTTTTCTTTTGCcgtaaacaaacaaaaacttcAGAGACAGGGTCTTCTGATCCATCAATTCAAG CAGGACGAAATGTTGGAGTGGAGTTGTCGTCGTCGACATTGAGAGAAGCTAGAAATTTTGAGTTGCAAGAGTTGTTGTCAGCTACCAAGAATTTTAGCGATCGAAGTTTGATTGGGGAAGGGAAATTCGGAGCTGTATATAAAGGTTTGTTAAATGATGGGATGCTCGTCGCGATTAAGAAGCGCGCAGGTGCTCCTAGTCAAGAATTCATCCAAGAG GTACAATATCTATCGTCTATTCGTCATAGGAATCTGGTGACACTTATAGGTTACTGTCAGGAGAATGATGAACAAATTCTTGTTTATGAGTATATTCCTAATGGAAGTGTATCTGTACACTTGTATG GTTTGAATGAAGAGATTACACAGGAGAGAATAGAGTTTAAGAAGAGGCTTTCAATAGCTCTTGGTGCTGCTAAAG GTTTGGCTCATCTTCACTCGTTGAGTCCTCGTTTGTTACATAAGGATTTCAAGACAGCCAATGTGCTTGTGGATGAGAATTTTGTTGCCAAAGTTGCTGATTTTGGAATTCGCAACTTTTTAGGAAGAGTTGTTGATGTTGCTGGTCCGTCAACTGAAGTAGTGGCGGCACAGCAGATATTTCTTGCTCCAGA GGTGAGAGAGTTTGGGCTGTTTACTGAGAAGAGCGATGTATATAGTTTTGGGATATTCTTGCTCGAGTTAGTGAGCGGTCGTGAAGCATCGGGATTGTTATCGTCAGATTTCATCAGCCACAACCTG GTGGAAAATCTTGAAGTTTCGGGTAAGATTGGTGGTGGTGGTCCAGCAGAGGGAATGGAGGAGCTGTTTGAAGTGATGGTTCGTTGTGTTGAGATAACAAGCGATAGGCGGCCTAGCATGGGCCGAGTGGTTACAGAACTGGAACGTATACACGAGAAAGAAATGAGCTTCACTACTCTAATGGGAGGAGGAGGCGGTGAAGGTTCTACTCCTGTTGTTACTCTCGGAAGTCAACTTTTCAAGTCATCATCATCAACCGCCAAGTAA
- the LOC124914312 gene encoding uncharacterized protein LOC124914312, with protein sequence MTTTTKTTDSYSNSKKRDDICDDVCGKARALSLSRLIRFLRTVDLKTYLFILVILPTVIAAIYFHVQKVTQFLRPLWQKPPKPFNEIPHYYHPNVSINTLCKLHGWTAREFPRHVYDVVLFNNELDILEIRWKELYPYVTRFVLLESNSTFTGLPKDFNFGMNRDRFAFVEPRLTYATIGGRFKKGENPFVEESYQRLALEQLLKIAGIEDDDLLIMSDVDEIPSGHTVDLLRWCDEIPQIVHLHLRNHLYSFEFPWYHRSWRASAHRYQKGRTRYAHFRQSDYLLADSGWHCSFCFPKISDFIFKMKAYSHNDRVKAPYFLDPERIQNIICKGGDLYDMLPEEYTFKEIIGNLGSIRRSYSAIHLPAYLLNNAERFKYLLPGGCKRESD encoded by the exons ATGACGACGACGACGAAGACGACGGACTCTTATTCAAATTCGAAGAAGAGAGACGACATTTGCGACGATGTTTGCGGCAAG GCACGAGCTCTGTCACTATCAAGACTCATTCGATTTCTAAGAACTGTGGATCTGAAAACCTATCTCTTCATACTCGTCATTCTGCCTACGGTAATAGCTGCTATTTACTTCCATGTCCAGAAAGTAACACAATTCCTCCGTCCATTGTGGCAAAAACCTCCCAAGCCATTCAATGAAATACCTCATTATTATCATCCAAACGTATCCATCAACACTCTCTGCAAACTTCACGGCTGGACCGCTCGTGAATTTCCTCGTCACGTTTACGACGTCGTCCTCTTCAACAACGAGCTGGATATCCTCGAGATACGATGGAAGGAGCTTTATCCTTACGTAACGCGATTCGTACTTCTCGAATCGAACTCAACTTTCACAGGCTTACCTAAGGATTTCAATTTCGGGATGAATCGAGATAGGTTTGCCTTCGTGGAACCTCGACTCACTTACGCTACAATCGGAGGGAGATTCAAGAAAGGAGAGAATCCATTCGTGGAAGAATCTTATCAAAGACTAGCATTAGAACAGCTGCTGAAGATTGCTGGAATAGAGGATGATGATTTGTTGATTATGTCTGATGTAGACGAGATTCCGAGCGGGCATACGGTGGATCTGTTGAGATGGTGCGATGAGATACCTCAGATTGTTCATCTTCATTTAAGGAACCATCTTTATTCATTCGAGTTTCCATGGTATCACAGGAGTTGGAGAGCATCTGCACATCGATACCAGAAAGGAAGAACTCGATATGCTCATTTTCGGCAATCGGATTATCTGTTAGCAGATTCGGGTTGGCATTGTAGCTTCTGCTTTCCTAAAATAAGTGATTTCATCTTCAAGATGAAAGCTTACAGTCATAATGATCGAGTTAAGGCACCTTATTTTCTTGATCCAGAAAGAATTCAAAACATAATCTGCAAAGGGGGTGATCTTTATGATATGCTACCTGAAGAGTACACATTCAAGGAGATCATAGGAAATCTGGGATCGATTCGTCGTTCTTATTCGGCGATTCATCTTCCTGCTTATTTGTTGAACAATGCTGAGAGATTTAAATATCTTCTTCCTGGAGGATGTAAAAGAGAGAGTGATTGA
- the LOC124914313 gene encoding proline-rich receptor-like protein kinase PERK3 isoform X2 translates to MSITLPSALGGAAGGLAFAGFVAFLIWFFFCRKQTKTSETGSSDPSIQGRNVGVELSSSTLREARNFELQELLSATKNFSDRSLIGEGKFGAVYKGLLNDGMLVAIKKRAGAPSQEFIQEVQYLSSIRHRNLVTLIGYCQENDEQILVYEYIPNGSVSVHLYGLNEEITQERIEFKKRLSIALGAAKGLAHLHSLSPRLLHKDFKTANVLVDENFVAKVADFGIRNFLGRVVDVAGPSTEVVAAQQIFLAPEVREFGLFTEKSDVYSFGIFLLELVSGREASGLLSSDFISHNLVENLEVSGKIGGGGPAEGMEELFEVMVRCVEITSDRRPSMGRVVTELERIHEKEMSFTTLMGGGGGEGSTPVVTLGSQLFKSSSSTAK, encoded by the exons ATGTCGATAACTCTTCCATCAGCGCTCGGAGGTGCTGCAGGAGGGTTGGCATTTGCGGGATTTGTTGCCTTTCTTATATGGTTTTTCTTTTGCcgtaaacaaacaaaaacttcAGAGACAGGGTCTTCTGATCCATCAATTCAAG GACGAAATGTTGGAGTGGAGTTGTCGTCGTCGACATTGAGAGAAGCTAGAAATTTTGAGTTGCAAGAGTTGTTGTCAGCTACCAAGAATTTTAGCGATCGAAGTTTGATTGGGGAAGGGAAATTCGGAGCTGTATATAAAGGTTTGTTAAATGATGGGATGCTCGTCGCGATTAAGAAGCGCGCAGGTGCTCCTAGTCAAGAATTCATCCAAGAG GTACAATATCTATCGTCTATTCGTCATAGGAATCTGGTGACACTTATAGGTTACTGTCAGGAGAATGATGAACAAATTCTTGTTTATGAGTATATTCCTAATGGAAGTGTATCTGTACACTTGTATG GTTTGAATGAAGAGATTACACAGGAGAGAATAGAGTTTAAGAAGAGGCTTTCAATAGCTCTTGGTGCTGCTAAAG GTTTGGCTCATCTTCACTCGTTGAGTCCTCGTTTGTTACATAAGGATTTCAAGACAGCCAATGTGCTTGTGGATGAGAATTTTGTTGCCAAAGTTGCTGATTTTGGAATTCGCAACTTTTTAGGAAGAGTTGTTGATGTTGCTGGTCCGTCAACTGAAGTAGTGGCGGCACAGCAGATATTTCTTGCTCCAGA GGTGAGAGAGTTTGGGCTGTTTACTGAGAAGAGCGATGTATATAGTTTTGGGATATTCTTGCTCGAGTTAGTGAGCGGTCGTGAAGCATCGGGATTGTTATCGTCAGATTTCATCAGCCACAACCTG GTGGAAAATCTTGAAGTTTCGGGTAAGATTGGTGGTGGTGGTCCAGCAGAGGGAATGGAGGAGCTGTTTGAAGTGATGGTTCGTTGTGTTGAGATAACAAGCGATAGGCGGCCTAGCATGGGCCGAGTGGTTACAGAACTGGAACGTATACACGAGAAAGAAATGAGCTTCACTACTCTAATGGGAGGAGGAGGCGGTGAAGGTTCTACTCCTGTTGTTACTCTCGGAAGTCAACTTTTCAAGTCATCATCATCAACCGCCAAGTAA